One Chloroflexota bacterium genomic window carries:
- a CDS encoding glucose 1-dehydrogenase — MTGRTALVTGGTSGIGLAAATRLAREGASVFVVGRDRHRLDGALDEIRAAVPGVTVTGRAADVTDAEAMAAAVAEAARFGSRLDVLVAAAGIDGEGRDVLDLDPSAFMHVLDINVRGLFVAAQAGGRRMAADGGGGAIVLVASVNGLVAEVGFADYNASKGGAVLLARSMARDLADRRIRVNAVCPGYVRTPMTAGYLADPATMATITRGIPLGRVADPDEIAAVIAFLVSDEASYVTGSAIVVDGGRTA; from the coding sequence ATGACCGGCCGGACGGCCTTGGTCACCGGCGGCACCAGCGGAATCGGCTTGGCTGCCGCCACGCGATTGGCCAGGGAAGGTGCGAGCGTCTTCGTGGTCGGCCGCGACCGGCACCGCCTCGACGGCGCTCTCGACGAGATTCGCGCAGCCGTTCCCGGCGTCACAGTCACGGGCAGGGCTGCGGACGTCACCGACGCTGAGGCGATGGCAGCCGCTGTCGCCGAGGCCGCCCGGTTCGGATCGCGACTCGACGTGCTCGTTGCGGCGGCCGGCATCGACGGCGAGGGCCGCGACGTCCTGGACCTCGACCCGTCTGCCTTCATGCACGTGCTCGACATCAACGTGCGTGGCCTGTTCGTCGCCGCGCAGGCCGGGGGTCGGCGGATGGCGGCCGATGGCGGTGGCGGAGCGATAGTTCTGGTCGCGTCCGTGAACGGCCTCGTAGCCGAGGTCGGCTTCGCCGACTACAACGCCTCGAAGGGTGGCGCCGTGCTGCTCGCCCGTTCGATGGCCCGCGACCTCGCCGACCGCCGGATCCGCGTCAACGCGGTGTGCCCGGGGTATGTTCGTACCCCGATGACCGCGGGGTACCTGGCTGACCCGGCCACGATGGCCACGATCACCAGGGGGATACCGTTGGGGCGAGTCGCGGACCCCGACGAGATCGCGGCAGTCATCGCATTTCTCGTCTCCGATGAAGCGTCCTACGTCACCGGATCAGCCATCGTCGTCGATGGCGGGAGGACTGCATGA
- a CDS encoding aromatic amino acid lyase: MSIVLDGSSLTIEKLVRIARDGEPATLDPAAIKRIRACRTMLEEKLAAHETMYGVNTGIGEFSEVVLTDQQVEQFQRYLIYNHAAGIGEPASIESVRAAIAGRVNVHAHGNSGPRLEIPLTLLDMLNRDVTPVVCQKGSVGASGDLAPMAQVALLLMGEGEAYHRGERLPGRVAMERAGIPIPGLAARDGLATINGSNLLTAMSAIELYDIDRLLRQAEIAAAMTLEALLANLKPYDPRLHELRGFPGAIRSARSIMACIAGSDLVTDKVKTKVQDAYSMRSSPQVIGAAHDVVAFACRQVEIELNGVGDNPIFLPEERLTLTGANFQGTPVSLPMDMVGAAVTMVCVLSERRLNRLTNPALSMGLPAFLTKGAGMFSGMMLSQYTADTLITEQRILSAPASILSIPAAADQEDFVSMGMNTAIKTGQILANAYGVIGIEMMAAAQALDFRNFTFGAGVEAARWAIRRQVAHLDEDRPLHVDHTAIAELVRSGEILRDVEAAVGPLA, translated from the coding sequence ATGTCCATCGTCCTTGATGGCTCCTCGCTCACAATCGAGAAGCTCGTCCGGATCGCCCGCGACGGGGAACCGGCGACGCTCGATCCGGCGGCAATCAAACGGATTCGCGCCTGCCGGACGATGCTCGAGGAGAAGCTCGCCGCGCACGAGACCATGTACGGGGTGAACACTGGGATCGGCGAGTTCTCCGAGGTGGTCCTGACGGACCAACAGGTCGAGCAGTTCCAGCGCTATCTCATTTACAACCACGCCGCAGGGATCGGCGAGCCCGCCTCGATCGAGTCCGTCCGGGCCGCGATCGCCGGCAGGGTCAACGTCCATGCTCACGGCAATTCCGGCCCTCGTCTGGAGATCCCGCTGACGCTCCTCGATATGCTCAACCGCGACGTCACCCCGGTCGTCTGCCAGAAGGGCTCCGTCGGTGCGTCCGGCGACCTTGCTCCGATGGCCCAGGTGGCGCTTCTGCTCATGGGCGAGGGCGAGGCCTACCACCGGGGCGAGCGGCTGCCCGGACGCGTGGCGATGGAACGGGCGGGGATCCCGATCCCGGGCCTCGCGGCGCGCGACGGCTTGGCCACGATCAACGGCTCGAACCTGCTCACCGCGATGAGCGCGATCGAGCTGTACGACATCGACCGGCTCCTGCGCCAGGCTGAGATCGCCGCTGCGATGACGCTGGAAGCACTGCTCGCCAACCTCAAGCCCTATGACCCGCGCCTCCACGAGCTGCGCGGCTTCCCGGGCGCGATCCGGAGCGCTCGTTCGATCATGGCCTGCATCGCCGGCAGCGACCTGGTGACCGACAAGGTGAAGACGAAGGTCCAGGACGCGTACTCGATGCGTTCGTCGCCGCAGGTGATCGGCGCCGCCCACGATGTCGTCGCCTTTGCCTGCCGCCAAGTGGAGATCGAGCTCAACGGCGTCGGCGACAACCCGATCTTCCTGCCCGAGGAACGGCTCACGCTCACCGGCGCGAACTTCCAAGGGACACCGGTCAGCCTGCCCATGGACATGGTGGGCGCGGCCGTGACGATGGTCTGCGTCCTCTCCGAGCGCCGGCTCAACCGGCTCACGAACCCGGCCCTCAGCATGGGGCTGCCCGCATTCCTGACCAAGGGTGCCGGGATGTTCTCGGGGATGATGCTCAGCCAGTACACGGCCGACACGCTCATCACCGAGCAGCGCATCCTCTCCGCGCCCGCCTCGATCCTCTCGATCCCGGCCGCTGCGGACCAGGAGGACTTCGTCTCGATGGGCATGAATACCGCGATCAAGACCGGCCAAATCCTCGCCAACGCCTACGGCGTCATCGGGATCGAGATGATGGCTGCCGCGCAGGCCCTCGACTTCCGGAACTTCACGTTCGGCGCCGGTGTCGAGGCCGCCCGCTGGGCCATCCGCCGCCAGGTTGCTCATCTTGACGAAGACCGCCCGCTGCATGTCGACCACACGGCGATCGCGGAGCTCGTCCGCTCCGGTGAGATCCTGCGTGACGTCGAGGCGGCGGTGGGGCCGCTCGCGTGA